The nucleotide sequence TTATTCCTCCATGtctgatatttttcttttatattgacTGAAATATAAATGTCTTTCACTTTATGCCATGGTACAACAACATACATACGAAACTCATTGATGTATTCATTAAGATGAGCCTCCTGTCCTCCCATATTAAAGTTTGGATCATCCATAGTATAAACATCATGAACAAATCTAATTATGTTCATAAAGTTGCAATCTACTGTGCTGAATTTGTAAGACCTGTTGGAGTCATACTTAgccttcttcctcaagtagtagaaGCAAACATCAATTTGTTGCAGTAACTATCACTAGAAATCTTAGAACTTTCAATCAATTTGTATACTAAATTAGCATgtgtatataatataaaatacgTATGCATTTTATAGTTCAATGACTACAAATTACGTATGTATAACTAAATTTGTAAACTAGACTTATATATAGGCCAtacaagaaaaattaatattgaacAGTATGTGATTTGATAGAAATTCATATGTATATCAATaagttatatatgtttttttaacATATCAttggtaaaataataaaaaatatagtaaaaatacatatgtgtaccttcatatgtatttacaagTAATATAATATGCATTTTAAGTAGTGTTACAACtgcaaataaaaaattatcaaaataatatactaaccgaGTCTGTCCATGAATGGTTAGGAAATTTCATTATGTAGAATCAATTTTTATCTTCAACTGTCTCAACTTCGAAATACATCATTTGAATGGATGATTTGCCTTTTTTGTAATGATTAACATTTCccttcttgtttatttttatcAGTACATGTTAAATCAtaaaaacatcatgaaatgaaattttaaaaaaaagttgaaacaGTTCAAAAGAAATACCTTTTTGCATGAACTTTTTGAAGGTCAACAGAAATCCAATTCATGAACTTCTTGACAATCTTCGTATCCACTATCCCATCAATCAGGTGATAAACAAATAGATTTTTATGGGGGAATATACGTATGTACCCTGCTGAGCTCCCTATATAGTTACAGAATACaaatatgtaattaataaaaaCGTATTTGCATAACATATTATATTgaaaactatatatataacttaGTGTACTTATCGGATGCTGAACCAAACTTAATCGTGTATGGTGACTCCTTGAATTTGAATGGTCatctaatccttaacttttgaaCGGGAGTTTGAAGTTCACGATTAGCAAAGGGATAAACAATGATGCTCTTACTACTGTCGACATTCAGACTAGGAAGCAGCTCATCAGGGATTGTGATTTGTGAATCAGGCCAAACTAGTTCATCCCTTTGTTCATCAGTGGTTAGTTCTTGTATTTTAGGATGTGTAATAATTTTCTCCTTCATAAGAAGATCAACCTCTACATGCAGCTCTGATTTTGAACTCAATCAAACGTTATCTTTGTTTGtcttcaaaaaatgaaaaaacgtTTAGTTTGTTCTGTCCAAAATAACCCACATAAACACAAAAATATGTTCATTATACATACTTGACAATGATCTTCAACAACAGACTCAAATTTTTTGTCATGCAAATGTTCATCAGTAGGTTCTTTTCGGGTTGTCGATGAAGATGTGGTGATGTTTTCTCTCCAGTAGGCATTTAAATTCGATAACAACTCATCTGAAATTATAAGCTGTGAATTAGTCAAATTTATTTCATCCATTTATCATAACTGATCtgcaaaagaaatgaaaaaaaatagataattatcCTCTGGATTGTTAGGACTGTTACATCACATAAACTCAAAGTTTAGATCATTATACATACTCGACTATTATGATGAACAATCTTCTCATAATgtatataatccaaatttatacttcGGAGAAGCTCATCTGGGACTaaaagttgagaatcaatttcaacGTTTGATTTATCTGGATGCAAATCAGTGCACCCCTtgcaaacaagtaaaaaaaataaaaaaattcaattgtGTAAATTTATATAagtctatatataaaataacatataactgctaaacaaaataaaattacatatgtGCACTCTAATGAAAAAACATATGTTAGTTATTAATAATACCTTTGTACCATCCTGATTTTCACTCAAATTCTGATCAACATTCAGACTGAATTGTTGTGGTGATGTTTCAGCACCAGCATAATCCATATGATGGGGTTCACAATCTTCATctttattttgtttctacaaaTGTAAGTTCAATAAACTATTATCACTTGAGTTCACCGAATATGTATATACCAACCcacttaaaatatatatattgctataaaaaatcattcacaaaatacataataatatataaaaataaaagcaaactATTTTACAGATTATAATATTTGCAATCAACCTAAGAATACATATTCTTATAACAAAATActcagaaatatatatttatttttaaatacactgcatatatatttttcaatacactagatatgtatttttgaatacacaatatatttatttttgaatacacAACATATGTATTCATGAATACATaggatatgtattttttaatacactgcatatgtatttttaaataaattgcATATGCATTTTTGAATAcatagcatatgtatttttaaatatacggcatatgtatttttgaatacgtaggatatgtatttttgaatacactgcatatgtattttttgaataatctgcatatgtatttttgaataatttgcatatgtaataataaaaattttacctTGCTTTGTTCAATTGCTTTGAACATCAGTTTGAACTCTTTTTTCACTAATCTACGAATTTCTTTAAACTCTTGATGAACCTGTTTTCATacaaaatgattaaaaataaattttttaatgtaaaaatattatttgacaaATAACTTACCTCATCACGAAATGCATCAAAAACATTCTTAGAAATGAAGGCTTCTTTCTCTACAGGACTATCCGGCCTTGACACGACTTCTACATCTATAGGACTCTCTGTCTTTGACTGCATCGGAGGAAAGATagccctttttgtttgctttaatttcttcattttttaagaAGTTGTCTGTTTTGTTTGAATTGACTTATAAACTAGTGTCTTCATACCAGCAGCCTTTGCAGCGCGAGGAGCTGGTGTCCTCTTTTGAGTATGATCGTCAACAATATTGACTGGCTTTTTCCTTGATGGTTTCTTCACTGCTGGGCTTGATGAATCaaccttttgtttcttttttgaatGTTCATTGATCTGTTTTGGTGGTGGATCCTGGAAGTCATAATTCAAATCAACTGAACGTTCATCTTCAATTACATCCTTCTGTGGTATTTGAAACTGTGCCAATTCCATTTGAgttggctctatgttcttaaatacaacctAGGAATATAGATATATGTTGAAGATTCTGTTAAAAAACTATAAATGAAAATTTGTATATATACTATAAAAAacatattaatacatatgtatttattaacaaCAAACCTTGCCATCGTCATTGAACATAGAATCCATCAAATACTCAAAGTGTGGACGCGGTGCATTGGTCTTTCAATTTAATAATTGAGGAATTCGAGTATCAACCTTCGATGCAATCTTTCGTgggacatttgaacaacactcgtAAAGCCACACTTGAATGACCAGTGCCATttcctgaatcaaataaaatttacaaCCAACGTTCAGCCTGTTGTTCAAACTTCTCGCAAGATCGTCAAATGATAAAGTAcccaatgaaaaatatttatatctttcaccATCAACCAACTTAAAATGTAGTCGGGATATAACCACAGTATCAATATTAGATAAGACAAAAAAATGTAGGAAATACAGAATAGCAAACTTCTCAGCATCCTCGTCATTGTTCTTCCCCCAAAATTTTTCCGTGAATGCTAGAAACAGTTGTCTTTTCGGTATAACTTCTGCACCATTGAAATACTTTTCAACAATCCTGTTTGGTACACCCTCGTCAAAAATAAAGTTGTACCTATTACCACACAATGCAATCCAGTAACAATGGCAAATTTCCTAGGAGTAAAATTAAGAAAGGTGCCATTAGCCCGAATAACTATTCTAGAAGAAGAACTAACCTCAAGTGTCATAACACATCTGCATAACTGTGCTTGAACTATATAGTACTTATTCTTCATGAAATATCCAAAAATGATATTGTCACAAAACTTTTTATACTGTTGCTTGTTTAATATGGAGCGTATGCTTCCATCAATATCATTATCGTTATACGAGCACATGTGTGGTgaaaatcttgaaagttttctgacAATGAATATTTCGTCACGCAtcacctatacaaagtaaaagtacaacttattaaactgtaaaaaaaaaaaattaaatcagcaaaaaaatataaataacatgcacATGTATTTTGATAAGACCAAAAATGCAACTAATAccgaaaaatacatatcaattatactaaaaatacatattgccAAAAGACTCTTGATGAAtacttaatataaaaatatattttcacaattataCTGTCATCTCACAAATAAACTTTCTATTGAATTCTACCCTCCTAATATCATCAGAACAtaaaatacatagtaactaattGAAAAAAATACAGATAATTTTCAACTTTGATAAAATCCTTATTTAGAGCAAAACAACACTTAacattcaataataaaaaatacatttacaacaaaaaaatagGAAACCTCTTCCTCACAatatataacatcaatatgcATTTTTATCAGAACAAAAAATACaatcaatactaaaaaatacatatcaattatacaaaaaatatatatagcaaAAAAACTCTTCATGAGTAGTACCCTAGTCAGTATATTTTCACAATTATGctatcatcttcacaaatatGCTTTCTACTGAATTTTGCCCTtctaatatcatcataatataaaatacatattaacaacttcaaaaaaatacatataacttacaACTTTAGCAACATCTTTACTTAGAGCAAAACAACACTTAacacacaataataaaaataaaaaatacatttacaataaaaaatacCTATTCCTCACTACCTTCTTCAGAATCATCTGCAAAAGAGTTCTGAAGATCCTCATTAACCTTACTCAAATCTTCAATTTCTTTAGCTTTCCGTTTTTTCtcgtatttttaaattttttgttcctTTGGAGAAGGTGTTTCTTCAAcagcttttcttttttttaatttctgtCATTGTCACCGGGTCGTTGCGAAACTTTGACCTAATCTCCTTCGATATCTCAAATTTCTTCGACTGTAAAgaatttgaaacaactttaactacATCTTCTTGAGTTaccccaagactaaaagatggtccaTAATCAGACACCAAATTAACATTCCGCATACCACTATTTGTTcgtgattttggtgtgtttagccattaaaacaaaaaaaatcttaaaatctaattttGAGATGTAttagagtgaaaaaaaaaatgctaACATGCAATAGCTAAATTAAGAGTTACCTGAAATATAGGAAGATAATCTTTATAGATTGTGCTAAAATAGTGCAAAAGGAAATAAAATTGATGCGGGAAGATATTGTTTATGGCGAAAAAAATGgaacaaatatttcaaaaaaaaaaaagaaagagaaaaataatggcGTGAAAAGGAGGAAAACTGTAAGGTTACTTCTCCTAGGCGATAAAAAGTAGGTGACCACATAAAATAATGCTacaaatgctacaaaatgtaatttgatataactgttgttattttttgtaatttaatactttaatatgctactttatctatttttccatattttttagttccaataattaaaatttatttgctattatgaaaatttaaatttaacaggaaaaatgaacaaaaaaaaatgaggatAAATTGCCAATCAAACACAAGAAATATAGCCAAcattatttttgtcactttattACGAGACATGAAGCAACATTTTACCAGTTCTCTAATTAACTCAAAGATATGATTTTGCTATTCGACCCTCAGCTCCATTAGGGTAAAACCCACCCGGTTTACTCTCTTGTCCACTTCCGTACACTATTCGCAGTATTTCTTCCGGTGTTCTATCATAGGCAAGCGAGTACTTGTCCCCTGCAAGTAGACAGATGGGTAGTCAGTTAAACATTTTTTACGTATATGTATTAAACGTTAaacatttttaataaaatttttgactTCGTTAATACCTGCAAGTATATTCCCCCTTATACTTCCTTCAGCACCAAATTCTCGTTGCACTCTAAGTCCTTCATCTTTAATGCCATGGCGTCCCAGCTTGTTCCTTAGCGCTGATATCCGGTTTGTGAATTCTGTTACCGTTATCCCATATGGTTTCACGTTCTCTCTTCCTCGCTCGTACAACAAAGCTCTCAGAACTGCATCTTGGCCCGATTCTACTCCCAATAGTCCTGCTACAAGCTGTCATCAAAATATTCACACAATCAGGTCATTCATTCGATAATCATCGGTGTTCTTGTGAAGCATTATAAATAATCTAGTGCAAATGATTACAAACTTCCTATACATGTTAAAATTCACTAATTGcgacaaaaatataatttttacactGTGTATAACTTAAACTCAAAACAGAAAGAATTAAAGTTTTATACCCCTCATATAAACAATTTCTTAATCTATCAGGCCATCCACAAAATGTCTATccacaacaataacatattcagtatACTCTCACATAGTAGGGTCTGAGAAGGATAGAGTATACACAGTACCACTACCTCAGACGTGAGGTAGAGTGACGTTTTCTGGTAGACTTTTATCTACATATAAACCTTTTTAAAGTGTaaaatttgaaatcttgaaaGTAAAAATTTTTACCATCTACAATAATATAATTGTAAATTGGAATAATCAAAGGGAGTGTTATCATAATTTACTCTTTTGGCAGTAGGGCTGTGAAGTTTAGGATTGGCTCCAACATATCCAGTGAGTCCAACATAAGGGATGACATAGGATGCAAGAAGATAGTTGATGTCATTAGCATAAGGATCAAAAGGTGGTTCTAACGGATGTCCAAATGCATCATTCATCACTGTTGCAAATGATTCTCTACTTAGATTCAACAATGGCCTTGGAAATCCTGCTACTGTATCCTTGATTGCCCTGCATCAATTGTGACGTTTTGCTTTTAGTATGGCTAAAAAAGAATGATATATaaagacataatacataaacatgtcaTTTAACTTGGCCTTAAATCACATCTATGATCTTCAACTTTTGGTGTGTACAAGTAGGCACTTGaacttatataaagttgaacaaatagatgtaaacacctaattttttaccaaacctaagtgtttttgccatttagtgttcaatttcgttttagggtCCAAATTAGATATTctaaatttaacttatttttactaaatttatttttaaaaaaattctgaaaaaaaagactacaaaaatagagtcacattttaaataagtttcattttttagtttttatttgtttatttatttattttaaaaaaaaattctaaattatatttgtttcttctttcaattttaataaagaatggtatgatattaatttttcttaatcatattcccaAGACTAATTATTagcttatgttatattttattagtttttaattatttttatcttattaataataataataattaaaaaaaaaaaaaaaaaaaaacctaaactacccaaaccacccacaattccCACTCCTAATTAACCTCCCCCACTTTCCcacacacacgacacaaacaCACTAACTAATAAACACATGCACACATACACTATATATAATGCACACATGCACTTAAAAAGGAGATACACACACACGgccaaagaaacaaaaaaaaaagagattgaaaacaaaaaaggggaaaaaaaaaacaaaaagcaaaaacaagaaagaaacaaaagagaaaacAGAAAGCGAAAAAAAAGGGATTTGAGTCTGAGGTTTCTTTTGGATTTCGAGTTCGTGGTTCGTTTTCGTTTTTTTTATTGTGAATTACTGGCACAAGAGGTAACCCTcaatatttttgtgtaatttaatATCATGATTATACGAAACTTgatttcaataatagaaagttGTTTAGATTCATTGATTGTTTAATTGGTATAACCATTTATTTTCGCATGGTTAAGTTAAAGTAATGTTCCTATCTTAATAGAGTTTCCATTTAGTATTTCAGTGATTAAAACTTTAGTTTTCTTGAATAGTcgctcaaaaaaaaaaaaagaacaaaaaaaaaatatttctcccTTGTATCTGTTGCATTGGTGAATACGGTGTTGTATATTCATGCCATTCTTTATTCCACTTTTCGTTGTGCTGTGTTTAATTAGTGCTCGTAGTTGTTTgaacaatttcatattttttttatattataatgtttAATTAATGGTCATAGTGGTGGTATTTACTTACTATAATGAATAAGGATTTTACAttgtttgaattattatttttaattgaacTAGGAAgtgattacttttgttttaaatattttatccattttcatgttattttattttttttatcgagAGGAAAACTTTAGGACATTATCAAAGTGATAGGTCAATATTAAACTcgaataaaattttatttctatcaAGATGTAACTATATATTTGTTTTAGAGAcgtttaaaagaaatttaaatacCAAGAAtgttcaacaaataaaaaatgataatgaacATGTTtgtgtatgtttttttttaagaaagaaataatgaaaattaaattagatttttgCATGTTAACGAGTAATATTTGAAATGCTAATATGTCACTTTGGCTTGTCTTTACAAGTGTGGGATTAATCTTTttcgttgaaaaaaaaaagtctataTATACACCAAGCTTAGATCAATTTTATTATGCTTCATTAAATAAATTAACTAGCTTGAATTTAATTGAGACGGGTGgttaatttattcaaaactccatagcagaaaagagaggaaaaaataactGTGAGGGAGTGAACTTATAAAATAATGAGTTAGTTTCTTAACCTCTAAATAATTAAGATTAAACatacaagtgaaaattaacgatgaaattggaaagccctgctaccgaccattcgttataataaaattagtcTACCGTTTGAAGCcaattgaattgggttgggtagattttaaacctattaggtgcttatttagactagAAAAATGGGACGATCCATAAAGGCCTCCGAGGTGCGTGAAATGTACCAAAACTCGCGGTAAGGCCgaaaaagtactactatcggtaagccacacattaatgcagttttaaataatttaaaataaatccaaAGTAGGATGTAAGTAGCTTTTAGGATGACAAATATTAtgtatccaaaagattaatttaagccagatgtaagtcattaaagcgaccgtgctagaaccacgggactcgaggggtgcctaacaccttcccctcggtcaacagaattccttatccggatttctagttcgcagacggaaaaaaataaaattgaagagtcatttccttttgaatagggactcaataaggtgacttggaacacccaaactcaattccaagtggcgactctgtaagtaaagtaatcccttttcaaaacgtcactttaattggaaaaacccattttctctgaaaccaactccctagcggggttggACGCGGTGAAAAACCGGGGTGTGACAATAGACACACACGTCCTATGTGGCATAGTGCACATAGGACGCCATTAGGACAAGAATTGATCACGTAGAACGTCACATAGGACATatatgtctacttgttcaactctATCTAAGTTAAGTGTCCACTTGTGCGCGCCCAAAGTTGAAGATCATAGATGTGATCTGAGACCAAGTTAAAGGACATGTTTATATAGATGCcataatatttcttttataaagagacattttgttattatctttttgTTCTAACcttattgaaataattttattataaaaatattgtatGTTTATGTGTCATAGTTTGATCAggcacagagtttaagaaataagtaaagacCTGATGATctttaccaaattgtcctttattaaaataatgtattattattatttttaatcaagCGGGACCTTATAAGTGAaatcaataagggtaaaagtggaattatgtatttaaatagttatcaaataaggaaaaggtgacattatttttaggatgaataaaaaagaaaataatgacaaaTGACATATAAAaagggacggagggagtataagaAATAGACTAGATTCGGAGTTGGAATGAACTACTACTATCACATGAGAACGGCGTATGAGAGGGATGAGCTAAAAATAAATGGTATTCTTACTTATATTTAAGTACACACcttttcttaatatatatatatatatgtgtgcgcgTGTGTGGAGggagttggggggggggggggggggataaggGTAAGTGTGAAGA is from Capsicum annuum cultivar UCD-10X-F1 chromosome 5, UCD10Xv1.1, whole genome shotgun sequence and encodes:
- the LOC107871218 gene encoding desiccation-related protein PCC13-62, translating into MIVFVYFSLLILLPLSSSYSVDECFINDQNNYVARNVPKSDVDLIEFPLNLEFMEAEFFLWGSLGYGLDKFAPELADGGPVPISAQIAKLSPLIRDVIAQFGFQEVGHVRAIKDTVAGFPRPLLNLSRESFATVMNDAFGHPLEPPFDPYANDINYLLASYVIPYVGLTGYVGANPKLHSPTAKRLVAGLLGVESGQDAVLRALLYERGRENVKPYGITVTEFTNRISALRNKLGRHGIKDEGLRVQREFGAEGSIRGNILAGDKYSLAYDRTPEEILRIVYGSGQESKPGGFYPNGAEGRIAKSYL